The Megalobrama amblycephala isolate DHTTF-2021 linkage group LG10, ASM1881202v1, whole genome shotgun sequence DNA segment CAGCACGCGatcccagttctctcagacagcgcgCGATCCCGgttctctcagacagcgcgcgatcccagttctctcagacagcgcgCGATCCCAGATCTCTCAGACAGCGCGCGATCCCGgttctctcagacagcgcgCGATCCCAGATCTCTCAGACAGCGCGCGATCCCAGATCTCTCAGACAGCTCGCGATCCTGGATCTCTCAGACGATCCCACATCTCTCAGAAAGCGTGCGCGATCATACATCTCTCAGACAGCGCACGATCCCGGTTCTCTCAGACAGCTCGCGATCCCGgttctctcagacagcgcgCGATCCCGgttctctcagacagcgcgCGATCCCGgttctctcagacagcgcgcgatcccagttctctcagacagcTCGCGATCCCGGATCTCTCAGACAGCTCGCGATCCCAGATCTCTCAGACAGCGCGCGATCCCGGTTCTCTCAGACAGCTCGCGATCCCAGATCTCTCAGACAGCTCGCGATCCCGGATCTCTCAGACAGCTCGCGATCCCAGTTCTCTGACAGCACGCGATCCCGGAACTCTCAGACGATCCCACATCTCTCAGAAAGCGTGCGCAATCCTACATCTCAGACAGCGCGCGATCCTGGTTCTCTCAGACGATCCCACATCTCTCAGAAAGCGCGCGTGATCCTACATCTCTCAGACAGTGCGCAATCCCGGATCTCTCAGACGATCCCACATCTCTCAGAAAGCGTGCGCAATCCTACATCTCAGACAGCGCGCGATCCTGGTTCTCTCAGACGATCCCACATCTCTCAGAAAGCGCGCATGATCCTACATCTCTCAGACAGTGTGCGATCCCGGATCTCTCAGAAAGCACGCGCGatcccagttctctcagacagTGCGCAATCCCGGATCTCTCAGACGATCCCACATCTCTCAGAAAGCGTGCGTGATCCTACATCTCTCAGACAGctcgcgatcagttctccttgcgcctgaatggtcaaatgcacaaaTGTCGATAGTTGTCAAATTGTCCATCGTTTGGAGTATTTCACGTAAatagtcggttatggcttaagttgccacatcacacaaaaaaaaagaagaaattaataaatgtataggcatcggtatcggcaagtaccaggaaaaaaaatatcggtactcggtccttaaaaaatggtatcggtgcatccctaatgtTTAGTTAATTTATGTATATAATCACACTAATCTACCAATCACTGAGGAGCTTTgtaacttttaaatgcaaataacacTGTAGGCTATGCACTTCATGTGAAATATGTAACATTATCATGGTGTATGTAACAATTTCAagccatttttgtttttctcattgATCTTGTTTGGACAACATTGAGTAACTTTGTACGTCTGACGCTCTTGCTGCTTAGATACTGTAGGTGATGTCCGTATGACTGCATCCCGGATCTGTTTAAGGAAAAACACTGTTCTGAAGCATGATGCGGTggcaataatttatttatgcatCTTTATGACTTTTCCTGTTTGTTACAGATGTTGTCCACagtatttatttcatttgtctATTATTTTATTCCATCTTTTGAATTAACTGGCTGTTGACCTGGAATGAAGAGGTTAAATCactgtaatatttttgtaaatagaAGCATTGCGCTGCTCTCGGAACACTAAACTGTATTTACATTTGTACAGCTTAGTCAGCGAAACCGTGTACAGTCAACCAtgaattgtttgcttttgtCCATTCAGAGTTCCCTTAAGATCGTACTATGCTTGCGATTgctgtttttaatagttttgtaTCTCAACCTCCCCTCAAATGATCTTTTGTACAGTGTCATCTTCAAACTCTTACATGTCTTTGAACAATAAAATAGACATTTACTGACAAAACCATATAAAGTGTGAAGAAATTCTTTATCACCATGTCATTTAGAAATGATACAAAGAAATGTACTAATTGTGTTTCACTTTTACTGACTTTTTTTATTCACTTCTAGCATTTtgttgcattgttttttttctcccaagTTTTCAAAAACTGCAATTTATATCTTTGCTTCCAAATAGGTAGTTGTATATGGGCCATTCTGCAGAACTGGTGCAAACTGTTGTCCCACaaccaaaaaacacattttaaaaagtatttaagtaTTCAAATTTTAGATGTTTACTAAGATTCTCCTATTATCTATTGaatttttacaataatatttaaaatattagtaagcttaatatatatatataaaatcatcatttattgggTACTTTGAATTGGGAGGTGTCTGTCCTGAACCCTGACCCCTagatttcaacttgtaaaaatattgaaataatttgtgcattttttttctcattgttgtttttaaatatatttttgagtgaaatttttttaaaacatttttaaataattaaattttatgtaaaaaaaaaaaaaaatgtcccgcattttcatgtcactacctaaaacaattaccatttgaaggatataatttgaggagaacggtaagatttgcattgttttctttttaaaatactttgtcagtgacgcgccgagACAGACgattacactgcaataaataagtaggcctatctgtttccactaaaaataacctaaaacttcctaaaagatatgttcaccttatcagcaaaactgcataaatttgattcaaattgtttaaaactattaaaatactatttggccagtggaaatgaatgaatcagctctattctaaaacctttatcttaagtaagtattttatataattttgtttttatggatattttgatatatttattctaaaacataaagaggatattggatgatctttatcaatataatgtgtggcacaaatgACATTaatagtccatatctaatattttccattgtcttgtacctttgatggcgttaaccatggtgtcacgtggatgggaatatgcatggaaatgatatgcagatgaggttatgcatagtaaaactaggcgtcgtaagctccatatatggtgatttcggggaggagacagggtggagatgcacgtacgcacaatcttctgttgactgggatttataaaaggatttgtgcgcaggttctggcgtacgcatggttttataaatctgatttttttgtgtgtacgcagaatctagcttttgcgcgtacttacacttttaggatgaaatctacgcacagttttataaatgagaccccagaaCTGTGTTTAgataaccatgtgctgattagtatctttgagcggctcaaaagtgtctaaaattgtcactactAGAGATCGACCGATATATCGTTTTACCGACATTTTCCCCGATATTTAAGCAATTTACCATAATCAgatatcggttttgtaatatcggatttaCTGATAaacggcgccatcttgtgggtgTTTCGAGAATTGCGTGCAGGATCGCCATTACGGCGCATCTGAGTGGAGACGAGACAATGTTCGCTCAGGAAATGCTCCAGCACAACCACAAGATTTACTTGTTTAAAACACCGtaattatataaacattatcTCCACAAGCAATCGCAGTTTGAGTATagttctgtgtaaatgcatagataaacagCTTTGTCAGCAGATATTTCATCATCTAGAacgacaaaaacattattaataattctgaTATAACATACCAgttgagaaatgcaataaaatacgatgttttgtttgttatattccaATATTTCAGAgattatttagttatttaacaGAATTATTCTTCACTCTTTAGCCTATTAAACAGTTTATAAATCTACTAAAACTGTCGTTTAAAATGAAGTATTACATTTCTGCAAAGTTGATATGAGTCCTGTCtttattttctccatttgaaaacattagacattctacatttatttcgcttattgttaacattagtgttgctgctgatgctttttataaataatattattttgtaatatgaagattaaaattaacatgaaagacTACTAATtttcaacaaacaaaagaaacagGCTTACGGGGCAGAATGCTGAAAGACTACAACCTAGTTCTGCTCAACTGGGAGTATTAAGCTACATTAAAATAGCAGTGCTATTTTTCAGGTGGTTtggattgttttattgtttttaaatgggTTAGAATTacttttatgtgctttatttattttacctgttttttttttgtttattttacctcatcaaagattttatttttttaaaaaaacagtttagtaacagtgcactttttttattttttgcactttCAGACCCTCTATTTATTGGTGcataagatttgttttgttttctatgcaaggagggagtgattgttataaataaaatggtttgttcagttcagtggtgttgtaatcatgtaaaaaacagaagtataacagtacataaatatcggttctgcgTATCGGTTATCgggcacaaaaacacacaaattatCAGTATCGGTtctaaaaaatcaatatcggtcgatcactagtcACTACCAAAACAGTCACGACTGAAATATGTCATCAtagttttggtagtgacaaaagtgaacacataatcatttatttgggggaaataaacaaattttagtacagttatgcaaatcattagtattttaatgttttagtaTGTGAGTTAAATTGTCATGTGATGTGGTCCctaccaacacattactgtcactactGAAACTGTGCATCATGACCGAAACATgggatgttttgtcaaaaataaagtatattgaatgatcaactaagatgttattatagtgtttgattcaatgtttattcaaactaatgaatccttcactttgaaatcagtttgataaactttatgactttacaaagaaagattggattcaaaatacaacaaatctcataaattacacttgaaatattgttaaaattgtatttgttattgatttacctgtgaaaatgaaaaaaaaaaatagcaaaaaatatattaacaaggtagatgtaaacaaaatcttaataggtaaattatttattatcatgtttcggtagtgacaaatttggggagaggaaaaatattccaaaactttctgaaaatacaatatgagaattacctgcacaattactagaaatgtgtaCCTTGGATATGATATAAAATTTGtagaaaaatactttttttttcaagacgTTTCCAAAACTGACTTTGAACCAATTCTGATAAAGGTCCATGTCCAAACATGGACTTCTTAGTTAAAACATAGCAATCAGTGTAGTTTAGATTACAGTGAACAGTATGATTATTTTACTGATACATCAGTATTGAGTATTTTTTTGCTTGTATAGAAATGAAAAGGTATGATTTTAAAGCAATGTTGCAATTTCTTTccaaacaaatgttttttttttaattactgaaTCTTTTTGTTGTTGATGAACACTAATTACGTTACTTACTAAAATGTGATtgtcaattaattaaaaacaaacaattttacACTTATACAAGAAAAAGAATGCAAATATccaattttttaagttttaatcatattttaaaacgtaatttTCCTCCTATAAGGACTCATTTTATAGCAGCTTTCCACGAAACAGTACAATCTTTGACCTCTCTTGGTCTTATGGTGGAGTCTTGTGATGTGTCTCCAGAGAAAACAGGAACAGAGTCACAAGCTCTCACGTTCCTCTGACATCTGATTCACTAACGAATCTTTCACGAACCGATTCTTTTCAATGGTACAGTCGAATCATTCGACGGCATTTGGCATCGGCAAAATGTGTTTAAGTGTTTACCAGTAATTACGGGACAAAGAGATAGAGGTTAAATATTAGGTTGTATTTCTATATTTCTTTATTATAGGAATGAATTCGCCGTTCTGAATTCAAACGGTCGGTATGAATCTGATAACCATATTAACAAAGCTCTATAGtcgtattattttaaaattctcaTTACCTATAACGTTATAACCTCAATCTTCTTATGACAATTCTCTCACagaatgttttaatttattaatttataatttaatgttttattttagaagTTAAGAAATTAATTCGTCGTAGAGAACAACCATCTTACCTCAGACGCTCTATCTGCGCGCGCTATCAGTTCAAAAATTATGACGCGTTTTAACGGTCATCAGCATCgtaaatcctgcaaagttttttatattttcatttttttttaaaaacgtatgtacatttataacaatatacttggtattatattacctttgcatcaaattacaaaaaaaaaaaacctagttAATGCTGCTGTGAGGGTAAAGTAGACATCTTTCTCTCTATTTTTTCCACCTTTGTAAGTTGTGAAAGGCTATTatggagtttttcttttgcaattTGAGTTAATGGGAACacaatgtgtatatatatatatatatatatatatatatatatatatatatatatatatatataaaatgtagtcTCTCATTCACTGcaagtttacccaactatgacgacttcctCTTCTGAGAAAAccggaaatgtgaaaagagTCCAATCCACAAagtttaaaaggatagttcacccagaaatgaaaattcagtcatcatttactcaccctcaagttgttacaaacctgtatgagtttctttcttctgctgaacataaaggaagatattttgaagaaagtttgtaaccaggctcctttggggcaccattgacttccatagtaggaaaaaaaatactatggaagtcaatggtgccacagaactgttcagtttcccatattcttcaaaatatcttcctttatgttcagcagaagaaataaacTCATATAGATTtgtaacaacttgagggtgagtaaatgatgactgaattttcatttttgagtgaacttcTGGGAGTTGACGAATCGGTTCACCGAAAAGAACCGATTCTCTTAAATGAATCGAACTGCATCGTGTAATTCAGTTCCCCAGACTCTAGGGGTGTAGTTTAGGGTTTCGTAAGGTTATGGAGGCTGTTGAGACGTGGAGAACTCCACTATGCCTTGTTCAAAGAGGATATTGTGTCTTCCTTTTGTGTTTTAGGGTGTTTATTTCATGTGATGCAGCCTGAATGTGCGTTAAGAAGGGCTGAAGAACAGAAGCAGTCATGGACGGAGCTTGGGGTGTTATTCTCATATCTCTGGCTATGTTTGTGGGATGTTTCGTGCTCGGGATAATCCCACTATTGATCAATTTATCAGAGGTAAGATGATGAATATTCATATTCAACAAGTGTTTATGTATGGGATCGGATAGTAAACTGTAAcgttaaatgcaaataaaaacatacatgcatgcattaCAAATGAAGTTTATCTGTATTACTAAACCCTGTACTTTAACCTGTGGATTTGAGTTCAGTCACGTAGCTGTTTTTCTGCACGTGATATTTGGATCAAAAAATCGATGTACTGTTGCAAGCATTTAACTTTTATATAGCTAGAATAAGATGTGAAAGTACAAAAACTTACTAAAGGTTCATATACTATGGTATATACATGGTACTTCAAAGAATACCATGGTGCATGtctaaaaacagcaatattgtcatattttaaaTCACATAAGTGCATTACTattaacagttaatgcagtAAAACTGACATTGTAAAACGagtttaaagttattttaagacattttctCCACCCTTACAGCACAAACTGCAGTTGATTACTGTGCTGGGGGCGGGGCTTCTATGTGGCACTGCTCTGTCAATCATCATCCCCGAGGGGGTGGAGTTAGTGCAGGAGTCATGGAAAGGTGAGGCTAGCTATCTTCCTCTGTTTTATTCATTCACTTCCCTTTCAGGGAATGAATATGCACAGCCATGTGCACACTCTTTGtttacttttatccaaagtcatttaaaggattagttcacttcggaattaaaatttcctgatgatttactcacccccatgtcatccaagatgttcatgtctttctttcttcagtcgaaagaaattaaggaaaacattccaggatttttctctatatCACACAtccacatctttttatctatgcatttactGATTGAGCACTGTTCTATGTCCGAattgtttgcactttattttatacgtactatctttttattcttttcctattttttttatttcatttttaatgcattttatatcttttatgtataatcttttttattttctgacttttaatgcattttaaatcttgctgtctggttgaaagagctgggagaattaggaagtaaGCATTTGTAATCCCTGGATGCAGCTCTGGATAGAgttagtccaggaagatttgtctgtaCCCTTTACTGTTTAAACGCACAGCTACCTGACAAATATAAACAGTTATCCCTCtgcgtgaggaagatccatttagatccgctctgatggatagatccgtttaggtccgctctgacggacaacaaaaaactccctgaaactcttccatccagatagcggaattctctgtttttactgttatttcaaTTTCTTATGTGttccattattattatgtatttggttcttctttatgtaaagcactttgtattaccattgtgtatgaaatgtgctatacaaataaaattgccttgccatatagtggacttcactggggttcaacgggttgaaggaccaaatgtcagtttcagtgcagcttcaaagagctctacatgatcccagacgaggaataagagtcttatctagagaaaccatcagacattttctaaaaatagattaaaattatatactttttaaccacaaatgctcatcttgcaccgctctgtgatgctccacgcattacgtaatcatgttagaaaggtcacacgtgacgtaggcggaagtactttAGGGCGAAAAACTCTCATTTTcttctccaacttcaaaataatccgacattgttgttttaccttttttgtaaaCGACGTTTGACATCTTTGTAAACGTCCACCTatgtcacgtgtgacctttccaacatgattacgtaatgcgtggcacactGAAAAATGAGCATTTGTActtaaaaagtgttattttttttagaaaatgtccgatcgtttctctagataagactcttattcctcgtctgggatcatgtagagctctttgaagctgcactgaaactgacatttgaacCGTCAACCCGTTCAatcccagtgaagtccactatatggagaaaaatactgaaatgttttccttaatttctttcgactgaagaaagaaagacatgaacatcttggatgacatgggggtgagtaaatcataaggaaattttaattctgaactaatcctttaaaaggtAACCCCATATCGAGCAGACCATGAATAATTAATGTTTGTCTCCTCCTCCACATGTAGACTGGTATTGCTCAACTATGGGAGAGAATCAAAATATCTCCGAATCAAATTCAACACTTCATCTAGTCGCAAAAAAAGGTCTGCGTCCTCACTTCTTCATAGGAGTCTCTCTCGTCTTGGGCTTTACGCTCATGTTTGTGGTGGACCAGATTGCCAACTATTGCTCCATGCACGGTACCTCGATGCTTCTTCTCATTATAAACACAATTCTATACTTCTACGATCATAGTGTATGTTGCCTAGTATTGTTTTAATCATAAACAAAAGCATGCATCATGAATTGCATTTATTCCACTCGGCCGCACACAGACACAATGAAGTCTGCGGAAAAACAACCCGGTGTGAAACGCTGTCAACTGCTCTCTTGAGAACATTTCTGTTTGTCTTGTTTCCCAGAATCCCGAGTGCACATGTACAGTGGCAACAGCGTCACTGCCACCCTAGGTCTTCTTATTCACGCCGCAGGTAACTTCCCACATTACCCAGATAAAACAGATTACATTACAGTGACTCATGCCAGTAGTGCTTGTCCTGAGGATGATTATTCAAGTCTGTGAACAATGGGTTTTCATTTCTGCTTAATAATCTTCCGTCGTGTGTTTATCACAGCATCTGTCCTATATTAACATAAAAGGAACACAATCTGGGAACTAAAAACAGACAGAACTCATTGTATGGTTTGGTTTTTATGGCTAGTGTTGCATTTCTGTTTTCACTCAAAGTGAATAATGATGCCTCGGGTCATTTGATTGCTGTGTTTGTGAGGAACATATTTGCATGACGTTCACACTGCCTCTCTCTCTTCAGTTGATGGTGTCGCTCTGGGTGCAGCTGCCGCCTCGTCGCAGGTGTCCGTGCAGCTTGTCGTGTTTTTTGCTGTCATTTTGCACAAGGTCTTAGTCTTTTTTTACCTCAACTATCTATACTAACACTGCTGAGTCATTCTGTATAAAGATTAACGTGTAACACCAAGATCATGGCTTCGATTTCCggcatgaactgataaaatcTATACATTGGATTTAATTAAAGTCACTTTGGATGAATGCATAAATTTCCCCCcaagcataaatgtaaatttaaaagtattttgtgTGCAAAACATTGAAGCTGTATATAATAGTCTTAAATATAATAGtataaattagggctgtcaatttaaGATGTTAACTGTGGCCattaaaattcaagatatgagggcaaaaaatgccctagttttgttttttcttggaTTTTTTATCATATGATATAGTCACATGAGCAAGAATGCTGTTTTTTCCCGAATATCTGCACAATTTTAtgcaacagttcaataaacaagaagttaaaattgttatattttagacacaatatcaTCAATATTGTCTGTTTCTGCTCCATTTCGCCATTATATCAGTTCCAAATAAAGCCACAGCAACACACAGTGATTTTTCGTTACTAAATGAATCCGCGGTTTTGAACGAATCAACTGagacattgattcataaaaATGGCCACTTGCTTCGTTCCTGAAAGAATCGGCCGTGTAAATGAATcgtatgaatgaatgactcaatcatGGCTTGCTgattttattttggtttatgttttagtcatttttagagtattatttcatttttcattcatattcatACTATTTGTAATGTCTAGTTGATGCTTTACTTGTCTaaaacaataatgactttaaatgatcttttgCGGGGTAATTATGGAatcttgtttccgccatgaaataaaaaataaaggtaattgcgtctttttatcttacaattctgacttcttttttcagaattgcgagttataaagtcagaattgagagatataaagtcagaattgcgtgttataaagtcggaattgtgacatataaagtcagaattgtgagatataaagtcagaattgcgagatataaagtcggaattgcgagatataaagtcggaattgcgagttatatggtaggaattgtgtgataaagtcagaattgcgtgatataaagtcagaattgcgtgatataaagtcggaattgcgtgatataaagtcagaattgcgagatataaaatcagaattgcgagatataaagtcggaattgcgagatataaagtcggaattgcgagatataaagtcggaattgcgagatataaagtcggaattgcgagatataaaatcagaattgcgagatataaagtcagaattgcgagatataaagtcggaattgcgagatataaagtcggaattgcgagatataaagtcagaattgcgtgatataaagtcagaattgcgtgatataaagtcggaattgcgagatataaagtcggaattgcatgatataaagtcggaattgcgagatataaagtcggaattgcaagataaattGCGTGagggaaacaagcttccataggtaTTTTCTTAGCCAAAAATGATGTGCAATTCATTtggaattaattttattacttaATCAGCACATTGTGTAGTTAATtcgattttaaaaaatgtaatcgcTTGACAGctctaataataatataatttaatgggGGGCAATCATTGTCTACTGCCATGCATTTGTTGCCACATGCAGTACAATAACAGTCAGTGTACAATTTATCTTGCTTTATttatcttgctctctctctctctctttaggcTCCAGCCGCGTTTGGTCTCGTGTCTTTCCTCATGCACGCAGGTCTGGAGAGGAAGACTATTCAGAAGCATTTACTGGCATTCTCTGCTGCTGCGCCACTGATGGCCATCAGCACTTACTTCATCCTGAGTGCGGTGAGAGACCCTGTTCTCTTCATTCATCCTCTGA contains these protein-coding regions:
- the LOC125276425 gene encoding zinc transporter ZIP9, which codes for MDGAWGVILISLAMFVGCFVLGIIPLLINLSEHKLQLITVLGAGLLCGTALSIIIPEGVELVQESWKDWYCSTMGENQNISESNSTLHLVAKKGLRPHFFIGVSLVLGFTLMFVVDQIANYCSMHESRVHMYSGNSVTATLGLLIHAAVDGVALGAAAASSQVSVQLVVFFAVILHKAPAAFGLVSFLMHAGLERKTIQKHLLAFSAAAPLMAISTYFILSASNSSSQSRLSATGIGMLFSAGTFLYVATVHVLPEINSRGQQRSTHLHHHTGTRSYQQQDGLGITESLTLILGAGLPVLLALGLPDD